One window of Helicoverpa zea isolate HzStark_Cry1AcR chromosome 12, ilHelZeax1.1, whole genome shotgun sequence genomic DNA carries:
- the LOC124635352 gene encoding uncharacterized protein LOC124635352: MASRDSFEKEQKRLQDLFDAASTPESSQDPFADDGDYGSDDEYLPSRVESTSSEDETQASKSRRIRQVTATTSSGESISSLSSDADDDADKSSYNIDSTLDGNGENIEVTRNTDCPVDLIQEPVPVITDLPLNDEEYPNLSPLDPSDQLNSVSVGPRRSNTPIREELWSQTITDIPDFHFDNSQCGITVNVDSMNQVIDFFHLAFPQSAIEYLVNCTNNYGNALCNTNRPHTRYSRKIVYRETTCEEMMKFLGITLQRSH; this comes from the coding sequence ATGGCGTCTCGAGACTCGTtcgaaaaagaacaaaaacgaCTCCAAGACCTATTTGATGCAGCTTCTACCCCTGAATCGAGTCAAGACCCATTTGCTGATGATGGTGACTATGGATCTGATGATGAGTACTTACCATCCCGTGTTGAATCCACGAGTTCAGAGGACGAAACTCAAGCCTCAAAATCAAGACGCATACGACAGGTTACAGCTACTACATCATCTGGTGAGTCAATATCCTCTTTGTCTAGTGATGCAGATGATGATGCTGACAAATCATCATATAATATTGACTCGACCCTCGACGGAAATGGTGAAAATATTGAAGTCACACGAAATACTGATTGCCCTGTAGACCTAATACAAGAACCTGTCCCAGTGATAACTGATCTGCCTTTGAATGACGAAGAATACCCTAACCTGTCACCACTAGACCCCTCTGATCAGCTAAACTCTGTCAGTGTTGGTCCTAGAAGATCAAACACACCAATCAGAGAGGAATTATGGTCTCAGACGATAACTGATATACCCGATTTTCATTTTGATAACTCTCAATGTGGTATAACCGTGAATGTTGATAGCATGAACCAAGTAATTGACTTTTTCCATCTTGCATTCCCGCAAAGTGCCATCGAATATCTGGTAAACTGTACTAATAATTATGGAAACGCTCTATGCAACACGAATAGGCCTCATACCAGATATAGCCGCAAAATAGTATATCGTGAGACCACCTGTGAAGAAATGATGAAATTTCTTGGGATTACGCTTCAAAGGTCACATTAA